The nucleotide window GCTGCATGTAAGATGCGGGCATCGGGAAATTCCATAAAGATAAGGGAATAACAAATTATAAATATGAATTACGAATGCCCGGGCTTTCTTTATTCGTAATGCGTAATTGATATTTCGTAATTGATTTACATGCTGTCCAGAGCCTGCTGTGCATTATTTTTGAGGGAGCCTTCCATACGGATCACTTCCTTGAACATGCGGCGGGCTTTAGCCATCTGGCCTTTGCTGCGATAGCAGATAGCGAGCTGGTAGCTGGCCATTTCCACGTATTTACCGGTGCTGTTGGCAGCAATTCGCCGGTATCTGTCGATGGCTTCGCTGAGATTGCCCTGTTGTTGGTATACCATGGCAGCCCTATAGAGGTATTCGTCGCTATTGATGGGTTCCTGTTTTCTTTCGGTGTCTTTTTTAGGTTCAGTTTCTTTTGTATCGCGTTTAGGTTCTGGTTTGATTTCCGGAACCGGTACCTGCGATTTATTCTCTGTATCTTTTACATTTTCCTTTGCTTTTTTGAGGGAATCCTGCTGCTGTTTTTGGATGAGAATTGTTTTACGGATACTATCGGCCACGTGTTTTTTGTGCTGGGCCTTCAGGGCAGCAGCTTTGGCTTTGGCAACAGAGTCTGCTTTGGTGATGACGTTGGGCAGTGTGGGTATGGCAGCCGGAGCCTTAGGTGTTGCGGTGGCAGGTGTGGTGCTGGTGCCACCTCCGGTTTTATTCGTTGTAGTTGCCGGCGTATTGGGATGTCCTCCGGTCACGATAGGCTGTTCGGTTACTTCTGTAGGGGGAGTGGCCGGAGTGGTATCTTTGGCTGCCGGTTGGGTAGAAAGCATATGGGGCGGTGCCGGTGGCTGGTTGCGCAGGTGTCCGCGCAATACATATACGCTGGCCACACCGATAGCTATAAAGGCGATCAGCCAGAAATACACCAGCATGCTCTCCTTGTTTTTCTCCTTTTTGGTGTATTGTGCCACCTTATGGACATGGGAAACCGGTTGTATACTGTCCTGTATATAACGCTGGAGTTTTCCGGTAAGTTCCTGGTATTGTTCCGGAGCGCCTTCCTGTTCCAGTGCCTGCAGGGCATCAAAACAGAGATCGCAGTCGGCGAGGTGTTGTTCTACCAGGTGTTTTTCAACGTCTGTCAGCCTTCCGTCCATATAGCGTGGCAGCTGGTCTTTGTTGAGGCAACGGATACTGGAAAATACCTTTAGGATTTTTTCATTGTTTGGTTTACTACTAAACATATCCCTGATTCATATATAGCTTGGCTAGTTTCCCCTTGGCTGCTTTCAGCTGGTTTCTGAGTTTTTCACGCGTCAATCCTTTGGCAGCGGTCAGATCGGCAAAGCTTTTATTATCAATATAGAACTGTGTTATCAGATCGCGGTCATCTGCATTCATCCGTTGCAGCGCCTGTTCCAGCCTTACAGCCAGATCCTGGCGGTCGATGATGTTGGTACCTGCTTTCTCTACTTTGTTCTCAATATGCAGCAGGTCCCTGCCATCCCGTGACGGGTAGAAAGGAATATTTTTGTCTGGATTACTGAAATATCCTTTCTGTACATGCAAAATCCATTCGTTGGCCTTGTAGATAGTCTGCGTTTTAAGACTGGCGCTGAGCCGTTGTAAAAGAGAGGGGAATACTACGTTGGGGTCCGGATTCGGGGCTTTTTTCAGATAAGGCAGGGTAATGGCCACCAGCAAATGACTGTATCTGTCCATTAGTACGCCTTCTGCTTCCCGGTCTGCTTTACGGGCACGGGATATAAGGTCCTTATCTGATAAATTGGTTAACTGTTGATGCATAAACTTATTACTCTATATTTACGTATAAAAGCAGAAAAAGTTCATTCAGACGCGAGATTATTGGATTAAAAAACGGAATTATACAATTTATATGCCATACGCTATTGTTGTGGTGCCTGTGGCGCCACTGAGAGCCACGCCAGCACACAGAAGTGAAATGATCTCTCAGCTGCTCTGGGGAGAAGGAGTGGAGATCATCAACACAGCCCCGGACGGATGGGTGGAAGTGGTTAACCAATATGACGGATATTCCGGCTGGGCCTCCCTTTCCCATCTGGAAGAAGTGCCGGAAGATGTTTACCACCATCCCGCCACCCATTATTTCTCCGACTGGATCAATGAAGTACATGTCAATGGTCGCCCGATGATGGTGCCTTTTGGTTGTCTGCTGAAAGGATATACCAACCTCACCGCTAAATGGGGAAATGTGACGGTCACCTTACAGGAAAAGCCACATATATTATCACCTACGGGTAGCCCGGTTGATCCTAAACGATTGCTCGCAGATGCCATGAAATTCCTGAATACGGCTTATCTCTGGGGGGGTAGGAATGTCTTTGGGGTCGACTGTTCCGGCTTTGTGCAGAACGTATTCAAGTTGTCGGGTGTACCGCTGCTGCGGGATGCTTCCCAGCAGGCTACACAAGGTACAACGGTTGACTTTTTACAGGAAACCAGGCTGGGGGACCTTGCATTTTTCGATAATCCGGAAGGAAAAATCACCCATGTCGGACTTTTACTCAATGATCACGAAATAATGCATGCTTCCGGTAAGGTACGCATCGATCCTATCGATAACCAGGGCATCATTAATGCAGATACACAGATAAGAACGCACCAGCTGCGGATTATCAAACGGCTGTTTTAGCAGTCAAGCGAATTGCGGCTACCGCAATTCGCTTGACCATTGAAATTAGCTTTGTTTAAAGATCTTACGATAATCCTCAAAGCTCTTGATGATAATCTGCTCAGCTTTTTCCTTGTTCTGGAACTCTTCTACTGTTACAGATTTCTTTTCGAGTCTTTTGTATTCCTCAAAGAAGTGTCTCATCTCATCAATAAAGTGAGGAGGCAGTTCAGAGATATCATTGATGTGGTTTACGCTCATATCGTTGGCAGCCACAGCGATGATTTTATCATCGGCTTCTCCGCCGTCTACCATCTGCATCACACCGATTACTTTCGCTTCGATGATACACATAGGAACACATTCTACCTGAGACAGCACCAGGATGTCCAGTGGATCGTGGTCATCGCAGTAGGACTGAGGAATAAAACCATAATTGGCAGGATAATATACAGAAGAATATAATACGCGGTCCAGCTTCAGCAAACCACTTTCTTTATCCAGTTCATATTTGGCACGGCATCCCTTTGGAATCTCAATAATTGCGTTTACAATATGCGGCACCTCAGAACCAGGGCTCACACTATGCCAGGGATTTGTCATCATAATAATCTACTTTTCTACTTTATGGTTTATTGTTCAAATTGATTAATGTTTGAAAAGTGAATACAACATTCACTTCACTTTTCATGAAGAATGGTTACGGTTTCCGGTCGTTGGCTACTGGAAATCAGTTACACATGCCATCCATTAATGCACGGCAAAATTAAGGGAACTCGCGGTTAATAGCTAAAAATTATCCTTTTCTTACCTATAAAAGTGTAAAAAGAGGCAAAAATTATTTAACTGCAGGAACCGCCATACCACCGCTAGTGGTATCTGGTGTCAGCACGGTGGTGGAATCCAGCCCCTGGGTGGCTGGTGGAATATAGTTAGGTATTATACTTTCAAATGTCAGTGAAATCTTCCATTGACCGCCTTCTTTTACCAGCTGAAGTACTTCCTTCTGGTGGGCGGATGAATTGAGGATGGTAACAGAAGCCTTGTCTCCATTTTCTTCTATGCCTACTACTTCAATTTTGGCTTTCCTTATTTTTTCGCGCTCCGCATCACTGCGGCGTCCGTCAAAAATGGAATAGATCTGTATTACCTGTTGGGATTCTTTGGTGGCATAATCCCTTGCCTGGTCGAAGTTCGAATCCTGTATAGCGTGCATAAACGCCAGTGCTACCTCTTGTGGGGTGGCCCGTTTCTTACAGCTGCTCAGCAGCAGTATTCCCATCACTGCCAGTGTCAGAATTCGACGATAATTGGTCATGCGGTCGATAATTATAATATCACAACAAAAATAGGGTTAAACATTCAAATCTGCAAAGTTGCTATCACCGCAATGCTGTATCACAGGCTTCCGAACTGAATTATCCCTTTGAAAAAACAGGTGAACTTACTGCAAAGACCGTTAAAAAAGCGTTAATATTAGAAATTTTTTGATTTTTGATTTAGAGATTCAATGATCTTCTTTCAAATCAAAAAATCCCCAAATCAAAAAATCAAAAAAATCTTAATCTTTTTCCTTGTCCGCTTCGTAGGCCCGTATAATGGCTTTTACCAGCCTGTGACGCACTACGTCTTCCTCATCCAGTTGTACTGACCCGATACCATCGATATTACGCAGGATACGGGAGGCTTTTTCAAGGCCCGATTTCTGGTTCTTTGGCAGGTCAATCTGGGTAAGGTCGCCAGTGATAATGGCTTTGGCAGATGCGCCGATACGGGTGAGGAACATCTTGAGTTGCAGGTCGGTGGCATTTTGCGCTTCGTCCAGGATAATAAAGGAATTATCCAGCGTACGGCCACGCATATAAGCCAGCGGCGCTATTTCAATGATACGGTTGGTCATGTAGTAGCTCAGCTTCTCTGCAGGGATCATATCGTCGAGCGCATCGTACAATGGCCGCAGATATGGATCGATCTTCTCTTTCAGATCCCCCGGCAGGAATCCAAGGCTTTCACCTGCTTCCACCGCCGGACGGGTAAGGATGATTTTCTTAACAGCTTTGTTTTTTAATGCACGTACCGCCAGCGCTACCGCCGTATAGGTTTTACCTGTACCCGCAGGACCGATAGCAAATACAATGTCATTCTTGTCCGCCAGCGCTACCATTTTTTTCTGGTTGGCAGTGCGGGCCCGTACTGTACGGGCATTAGGACCAAAAACCAGTACCTCATTGGGATTGCGGTCACTGAAATGATCCACCCGCGTACCTTCTTCATCACCCAGGATCTGCTCAAAGTAGTTCTCCGTCAGATTCCCGTTGCGCTCCAGGTATTTTACGATTTGACTGATTTTTTCCTCCGCTGTGGCCACTTCTTCCGGTGACCCACTTAATTTTAACTGGGTACCCCTGGACAGGATCTTCAGCAGCGGGAATTTTTTCTTCAGCAAATCCAGTTTTCCGTTGTTTACTCCGAAAAACTCAATGGGATTAATACTATCTAAATTAATAATGGATTCAGTCAATGATTCAATGATTTAAAGTCCAGGAAATAGTCGGAATTTCTTACTCCGAATATATGAATTTACGCCCAACCTGGAGAGCAGTATTGTTAAGCAATTACTAAATTCTGTAACCGTTTTGTTTGAATGCTTCTACTTTAGCGGCAACGTCTTTATTGCCCAGACCCAGGATGCGTGCACACAGAACAGCAGCATTGCGTGCTCCGGCTTTACCTACGGCCAAAGTGCCTACTGGTAAGCCTGCCGGCATCTGAACAATAGAATACAGTGCATCTACTCCTCCAGGTAAACCTCCTTCCAAAGGTACGCCCAATACAGGTAATGATGTATAGGCAGATACAACGCCAGGCAACGCTGCAGCCATGCCAGCCGCGGCAATTACCACTCCAAAACCTTTCTCCTGCGCTGTGATACACAGTTCTCTTACTTTGTCAGGATTACGATGTGCAGAGGCTACAACCATTTCACTCTCAATGCCAAAGTATTGCAGATACTTCTGTGACTCTTCCATTACCGGTTTGTCACTCTCAGAACCCATGATAATCAAAACTCTCATCAATTTGTGTTTTATTTATGTGAAAATTAGTTTATTTGTAGTGGTCAGTCCCGCTGGAAACGAATGCGAAGATATTGATCAATTGACAAAAACAGAAAACTGAAAATCCACAACAGGTGGATAATTCCCTGTATAACAGGCCGTACTGGACACCCCGGCACCCTGGAAATGCGGAAAATAGGGTGAAATTGGACCTTTTATCACTGCAATACCGCTTTTTACTATAATAATGTCTATTTTGGAGCAACAAAAACACAACGGTCTTAGAATCCCGCTATTAATTAAATGATGGATGTTATGCTGGAACAGCATTACCGGCACCTGCAGCAACTCGAAGCTGCCGTCAATGCATGTGCATTGTCTGTGAATATAGATGCCGCTGAGTGCATTACTACCCTGAATACGAGGATGGCAAATGCTTTGCAACGATCGCCGGAAAATATCACCGGCCAGAACTTCAGGGAGTTTTTAACACCTGCCGATGAGGCACAATGGACTCAGATATGGCAGCAGCTCCTCGCCGGCAAACCCGTGCAGGAACAAGTCTGCTTTCTGTTGCACGGCCATACCGCCTGCTGGCTGGAAGTGGCCATCAACCCTGTTATGGACGCCGGCGGATCCATGATGGAATGCCTCCTCATTGGCCTCGATATCACCGACCGTAAACTACCCGAACTCCAGGTAATGGAGGACGAACAATACTTCCGCCAGATACTCGAAAACCTGCCCATTGGCCTGCAACAGTTCACTCCCGATGGTGTCTGTGTGGAAATGAACAGCCGCCAGCGCGAGATATGGGGTACACAGCATGCCTTCCTTACCGTCCCCGGCTATAAATGGCTGGAGGATCGTTTCTACCGACTCAACGGCCTCGCCAGAATGTTTGAAGAAGCCAGAGATACCGGCAAAACACTCAAACGCGAAATACTACTCAACTACACTGAAAAAACCTACGGCAACGTCACCCGCCTCTCTCCGCTGTATTACGAAGCCACCATCTTTGCGGTCACCGATCGGCAAAGCAGGATGTCCAACTATTTCCTCATCCTCGACGACATTACGGAAAAAAAAGTGGCCGAAATCAGCCTCCAGAAAAGCGAAAGACTACTCGACAATATCATCGAAAACCTTCCTATCGGGTATATACAATTCGATAATTTCGGTTTCATTCGCCGTATCAATCAAACCCAGCGCTTTTTCTTCAACTCGCCACATCCAGCTGCCCGCCGCAATTTCAACGTGATGAACGATGAACTGGCCACCCGCTTCGAACTGGACAAACTCTTCCTCCAGGCGCTGGAAGAAGGAAAGCCCCTGCGTGTGGAAAAACAAATCGATTTCAGCGAGGACGAACGCTGGACCACGGTCGGCCGCGAAGTATATCTCGACCTCACCGTCTTCCCGGTCATAGAACCGGTAGACAAGGAAATGATTGTAGTGGCCCTTGTGAATGATATCACCGATAAAAAAATGCAGGAGCTGGAAAATATCAAAAACCAGCAATTCCTCCTGCAAACCGGCGAAATAGGCAGAATTGGCGGTTGGGAACTCGATGTGGAAACCAGAAAAGTACGCTGGTCTTATGAGTCGTATAAGATCCACGACTGTGACCCCAATATGCCCATCACCTTCGAATCGGCCATGGACTTCTATACACCGGAAGCCCGCCATATGCTGGACGGCCTGGTGAAACAATGCCTGGAATCCGGCAAACCGTTCGATGCCCAGCTGAGCATCGTTACCGCCGGCGAACAAACCAAAAGGGTACGCTCCATCGGACAGCCAGGCTACAGCAACGGTAAACTGGTACGTATCTTCGGTGTAGTACAGGATGTTACCGAACAATCCGAGATCAAGGAGGCATTAACCCGGAATACAGAGCTGATGCGCCTTTTCTTCGATACCATCGATATGGGCTATGCGGCCATGGAAAAAGATGGCAAGCTAAACTTCCTCAATCAGAAAGCGGAAAAAATGATCGGACAGAAAGTAGAAATGGGCAGCAACATCTTTGAGGTGTTCCCCAGACTGTCTGGTACCGTGTTTTACGCCCGCTTGCAGGAATGTATACATCTTCAGCTGTCACAGTCTTTCGGCATCTACTTCCCCAAACCCGACAAGTGGTACGACTTCCTGCTCACACCTATGCAGGACGGCGGTATCTCCGTGTTTATGCGGGATATCACCGAGAGCCGGAAAATGCAGAAAGACCTGCGCAAGGCCAACGATCAGTTGTCTAACCTGAATAAGAACCTGGTCAACCAGAACAAGCAGCTGGAAGACTTCGCCCATATTACATCACACAATCTGCGTGCGCCTATTGCCAACCTGCGTGCACTGATGCAGATGCATAATGAAGCTACCTCCCAACAGGAGCGGGAACTTTATCTGGGCATGTTGCATGAGGTGATAAAAAAAATTGATGAAACACTCAACGACCTGGTGGAAGTGGTGCAGATACGGAAGGATGTGAATGTGGAAAAGGAAAGGTTGTCGTTTACCGACCGTTTACAGAAAGTAAAAGATATTCTGCTGGTAGATATTGAAACCAGCAATATCCGGATCACAGATGATTTTGATCAGGCGCCGGTAATAGAGTATCCACGGGTATATCTCGACAGTATCCTGCAGAACTTTATTACCAACGCTATCCGTTACCGTTCACCGGAACGTTCACCGGAGCTGCACATACAAACCCGGAAGGAAAATGAAAACATTGTGCTGACAGTGCAGGACAATGGTGTTGGTATCGATATGGAGCGTTTTGGCAATAAATTATTTGGCTTCAGAAAAACATTTCACCGTAACAAAGACGCCAAGGGAATCGGCCTGTTTATTACCAAAACACAGGTAGAAGCGATGGGTGGAAGTATTAAGGCAGAAAGCAGCCTGGGCCATGGAACAAAATTTATTATTACATTTAGGCCGGAATAATCCCTTTTATGAAGCTGATCAATATGATTTTTATAGTAGACGACGATCCAATTCACCAGCAAATAGCTAAAATCATGATAGAGCGGCAGGGGATAAGCACCAATATCCGGGTGTTTTCCGATGCGCAGGACGTCCTGGACCATATCCGTTTACATGCGGATAAGGTGGACGACCTGCCGGACCTTATTCTGCTTGATCTGAACATGCCTATTATGGATGGCTGGGAGTTTCTGGACGAATACAGCCTTTTCCATGAGCAGCTGCCCAAAGAAATCCGCATTTTTGTGCTGACCT belongs to Chitinophaga sp. HK235 and includes:
- a CDS encoding PhoH family protein, with amino-acid sequence MTESIINLDSINPIEFFGVNNGKLDLLKKKFPLLKILSRGTQLKLSGSPEEVATAEEKISQIVKYLERNGNLTENYFEQILGDEEGTRVDHFSDRNPNEVLVFGPNARTVRARTANQKKMVALADKNDIVFAIGPAGTGKTYTAVALAVRALKNKAVKKIILTRPAVEAGESLGFLPGDLKEKIDPYLRPLYDALDDMIPAEKLSYYMTNRIIEIAPLAYMRGRTLDNSFIILDEAQNATDLQLKMFLTRIGASAKAIITGDLTQIDLPKNQKSGLEKASRILRNIDGIGSVQLDEEDVVRHRLVKAIIRAYEADKEKD
- a CDS encoding C40 family peptidase; this translates as MPYAIVVVPVAPLRATPAHRSEMISQLLWGEGVEIINTAPDGWVEVVNQYDGYSGWASLSHLEEVPEDVYHHPATHYFSDWINEVHVNGRPMMVPFGCLLKGYTNLTAKWGNVTVTLQEKPHILSPTGSPVDPKRLLADAMKFLNTAYLWGGRNVFGVDCSGFVQNVFKLSGVPLLRDASQQATQGTTVDFLQETRLGDLAFFDNPEGKITHVGLLLNDHEIMHASGKVRIDPIDNQGIINADTQIRTHQLRIIKRLF
- a CDS encoding sigma-70 family RNA polymerase sigma factor, yielding MHQQLTNLSDKDLISRARKADREAEGVLMDRYSHLLVAITLPYLKKAPNPDPNVVFPSLLQRLSASLKTQTIYKANEWILHVQKGYFSNPDKNIPFYPSRDGRDLLHIENKVEKAGTNIIDRQDLAVRLEQALQRMNADDRDLITQFYIDNKSFADLTAAKGLTREKLRNQLKAAKGKLAKLYMNQGYV
- a CDS encoding response regulator, translating into MKLINMIFIVDDDPIHQQIAKIMIERQGISTNIRVFSDAQDVLDHIRLHADKVDDLPDLILLDLNMPIMDGWEFLDEYSLFHEQLPKEIRIFVLTSSIDEKDKERVRHYAVVNGYLTKPLSKEIIAHLS
- a CDS encoding inorganic diphosphatase, encoding MMTNPWHSVSPGSEVPHIVNAIIEIPKGCRAKYELDKESGLLKLDRVLYSSVYYPANYGFIPQSYCDDHDPLDILVLSQVECVPMCIIEAKVIGVMQMVDGGEADDKIIAVAANDMSVNHINDISELPPHFIDEMRHFFEEYKRLEKKSVTVEEFQNKEKAEQIIIKSFEDYRKIFKQS
- a CDS encoding tetratricopeptide repeat protein, with amino-acid sequence MFSSKPNNEKILKVFSSIRCLNKDQLPRYMDGRLTDVEKHLVEQHLADCDLCFDALQALEQEGAPEQYQELTGKLQRYIQDSIQPVSHVHKVAQYTKKEKNKESMLVYFWLIAFIAIGVASVYVLRGHLRNQPPAPPHMLSTQPAAKDTTPATPPTEVTEQPIVTGGHPNTPATTTNKTGGGTSTTPATATPKAPAAIPTLPNVITKADSVAKAKAAALKAQHKKHVADSIRKTILIQKQQQDSLKKAKENVKDTENKSQVPVPEIKPEPKRDTKETEPKKDTERKQEPINSDEYLYRAAMVYQQQGNLSEAIDRYRRIAANSTGKYVEMASYQLAICYRSKGQMAKARRMFKEVIRMEGSLKNNAQQALDSM
- the purE gene encoding 5-(carboxyamino)imidazole ribonucleotide mutase — encoded protein: MRVLIIMGSESDKPVMEESQKYLQYFGIESEMVVASAHRNPDKVRELCITAQEKGFGVVIAAAGMAAALPGVVSAYTSLPVLGVPLEGGLPGGVDALYSIVQMPAGLPVGTLAVGKAGARNAAVLCARILGLGNKDVAAKVEAFKQNGYRI
- a CDS encoding PAS domain-containing protein encodes the protein MLEQHYRHLQQLEAAVNACALSVNIDAAECITTLNTRMANALQRSPENITGQNFREFLTPADEAQWTQIWQQLLAGKPVQEQVCFLLHGHTACWLEVAINPVMDAGGSMMECLLIGLDITDRKLPELQVMEDEQYFRQILENLPIGLQQFTPDGVCVEMNSRQREIWGTQHAFLTVPGYKWLEDRFYRLNGLARMFEEARDTGKTLKREILLNYTEKTYGNVTRLSPLYYEATIFAVTDRQSRMSNYFLILDDITEKKVAEISLQKSERLLDNIIENLPIGYIQFDNFGFIRRINQTQRFFFNSPHPAARRNFNVMNDELATRFELDKLFLQALEEGKPLRVEKQIDFSEDERWTTVGREVYLDLTVFPVIEPVDKEMIVVALVNDITDKKMQELENIKNQQFLLQTGEIGRIGGWELDVETRKVRWSYESYKIHDCDPNMPITFESAMDFYTPEARHMLDGLVKQCLESGKPFDAQLSIVTAGEQTKRVRSIGQPGYSNGKLVRIFGVVQDVTEQSEIKEALTRNTELMRLFFDTIDMGYAAMEKDGKLNFLNQKAEKMIGQKVEMGSNIFEVFPRLSGTVFYARLQECIHLQLSQSFGIYFPKPDKWYDFLLTPMQDGGISVFMRDITESRKMQKDLRKANDQLSNLNKNLVNQNKQLEDFAHITSHNLRAPIANLRALMQMHNEATSQQERELYLGMLHEVIKKIDETLNDLVEVVQIRKDVNVEKERLSFTDRLQKVKDILLVDIETSNIRITDDFDQAPVIEYPRVYLDSILQNFITNAIRYRSPERSPELHIQTRKENENIVLTVQDNGVGIDMERFGNKLFGFRKTFHRNKDAKGIGLFITKTQVEAMGGSIKAESSLGHGTKFIITFRPE
- a CDS encoding DUF4878 domain-containing protein, translating into MTNYRRILTLAVMGILLLSSCKKRATPQEVALAFMHAIQDSNFDQARDYATKESQQVIQIYSIFDGRRSDAEREKIRKAKIEVVGIEENGDKASVTILNSSAHQKEVLQLVKEGGQWKISLTFESIIPNYIPPATQGLDSTTVLTPDTTSGGMAVPAVK